The Terriglobia bacterium genome window below encodes:
- the coaD gene encoding pantetheine-phosphate adenylyltransferase, with protein sequence MKRIAVYPGTFDPVTNGHLDLVERGRRRFDRLVMAILSNEEKQPMFTLEERIGFLRDATSPWPDVEVATFDGLLVAYARRIGASVILRGLRAVSDFEYELQMAMMNRRLEPEVETVFLMPSEAYSYVSSKLVREVARLGGNVDGLVPAAVARALERRHAGPR encoded by the coding sequence GTGAAGAGAATCGCGGTCTATCCGGGCACGTTCGACCCGGTCACGAACGGCCATCTCGACCTCGTCGAGCGCGGGCGGAGGCGGTTCGACCGTCTCGTCATGGCGATCCTGAGCAACGAGGAGAAGCAGCCGATGTTCACCCTCGAGGAGCGGATCGGCTTCCTCCGCGACGCGACGTCCCCATGGCCCGACGTCGAGGTGGCCACCTTCGACGGCTTGCTCGTCGCGTACGCCCGCCGCATCGGCGCTTCGGTGATCCTGAGGGGGCTCCGCGCCGTCTCGGACTTCGAGTACGAGCTCCAGATGGCGATGATGAATCGCCGTCTCGAGCCGGAGGTCGAGACGGTGTTCCTGATGCCCAGCGAGGCGTACTCGTACGTCTCCTCGAAGCTCGTGCGGGAGGTGGCGAGGCTGGGCGGGAACGTCGACGGGCTCGTGCCCGCCGCCGTGGCGCGCGCGCTCGAGCGGCGCCACGCGGGGCCGCGTTGA
- the larA gene encoding nickel-dependent lactate racemase yields the protein MDLPAAPFRLDAVTPPRPPSPPIGDDGIREALLRPVASPSLAEIFHGARRVLVVVSDATRTTGCDRYLPPLIDHVRAASRAEIRFAVASGIHRRPTPQDVDSILGPRLAAGHEIILHDPDDRSALEELGRTRAGTPVAIHAAVREQDRIVLTGAVGFHYYAGFSGGRKALVPGLASRATVTANHLRALRTDGTRHPLARAGRLGGNPVHLDMTDGASLVGPHLLINSVLGEDGGIERLWVGHWRRAHEAACRYVRAARSVKVRPRDLVVASAGGEPTDINLIQAHKAFEAGVAAVKPGGTFVLVARCREKAGHSDFLPFFRHGCEEAMVKALKSDFRVYRQTALSWFLKARRCRLILVSGLAADTVRLLGAEPARDLEEAFRLAIGTVRAGSRGWVLAHGSRLLIEGDARA from the coding sequence ATGGACCTCCCGGCGGCGCCGTTCCGCCTGGACGCCGTGACCCCGCCGCGCCCCCCCTCACCACCGATCGGCGACGACGGCATCCGCGAGGCCCTCCTGCGCCCCGTGGCGTCACCCAGCCTGGCCGAGATCTTCCACGGCGCGCGCCGGGTGCTGGTGGTGGTCTCCGACGCGACGCGCACCACCGGATGCGACCGGTACCTGCCGCCGCTCATCGATCACGTCCGCGCCGCCTCCCGGGCCGAGATCCGCTTCGCGGTGGCCAGCGGGATCCACCGCCGGCCGACGCCCCAGGACGTCGATTCGATCCTCGGGCCGCGCCTCGCGGCGGGTCACGAGATCATTCTCCACGACCCCGACGACCGGTCCGCGCTCGAGGAACTCGGGCGGACGCGAGCGGGGACGCCGGTCGCGATCCACGCGGCGGTCCGGGAGCAGGATCGGATCGTGCTGACCGGAGCGGTGGGCTTCCACTACTACGCCGGCTTCTCCGGCGGACGGAAGGCGCTGGTGCCGGGGCTCGCTTCGAGAGCCACGGTCACGGCGAACCACCTGCGCGCGCTGAGGACCGACGGGACGCGCCACCCGCTGGCGCGGGCGGGTCGCCTCGGGGGCAACCCCGTGCACCTGGACATGACCGATGGAGCTTCTCTCGTGGGGCCTCACCTCCTCATCAATTCCGTGCTCGGTGAGGACGGGGGGATCGAGCGCCTCTGGGTCGGCCATTGGCGGAGGGCTCACGAGGCCGCATGTCGCTACGTGCGCGCGGCGCGGAGCGTGAAGGTCCGCCCTCGCGACCTCGTGGTGGCCTCCGCCGGCGGGGAGCCGACCGACATCAATCTGATCCAGGCGCACAAGGCCTTCGAGGCGGGCGTCGCGGCGGTCAAGCCGGGCGGGACGTTCGTGCTGGTCGCGCGGTGCCGGGAGAAGGCGGGGCACTCCGACTTCCTCCCGTTCTTCCGGCACGGGTGCGAGGAGGCAATGGTGAAGGCGCTCAAGAGCGATTTTCGCGTCTATCGACAGACGGCGCTGTCCTGGTTCCTGAAGGCGAGAAGGTGCCGCTTGATCCTCGTCTCCGGTCTCGCCGCGGATACGGTCCGGCTGCTCGGGGCCGAGCCGGCGCGGGACCTCGAGGAGGCGTTCCGCCTGGCGATCGGGACCGTGCGGGCCGGATCTCGCGGCTGGGTCCTGGCGCACGGCAGCCGGCTCCTCATCGAGGGGGACGCGCGCGCTTGA